In a genomic window of Telopea speciosissima isolate NSW1024214 ecotype Mountain lineage chromosome 5, Tspe_v1, whole genome shotgun sequence:
- the LOC122661232 gene encoding glycosyltransferase BC10-like, whose amino-acid sequence MALSLERNDTKVQQGGMKDHLKLPKAMHEMSDRELLWKASMVPRIQKFPNKQAPKVAFMFLTRGSLPLAPLWEKFFKGHEGLYSIYVHSNPSYNGSVEPKGSVFHGRRIPSKEVKWGQFSLIEAERRLLANALLDFSNQRFVLLSESCIPLFNFSTIHSYLIGSTKTFVEVYDDPTAVGRGRYNHRMKPLIDLRQWRKGSQWFEIDRDLAIEIVSDHKYFPIFGRLCKGSCYGDEHYLPTFVNIRFPEKNSNRTLTWVDWSRGGPHPTKYYRTYVTIELLEKLRSGSECEYNGKNTTICHLFARKFLSNTLYRLMLFAPKVMSFNP is encoded by the exons ATGGCACTATCTCTAGAAAGAAATGACACCAAGGTTCAGCAAGGTGGAATGAAAGATCACTTGAAATTACCTAAGGCTATGCATGAGATGAGCGATAGGGAGTTGCTATGGAAAGCTTCAATGGTCCCAAGGATCCAAAAGTTCCCAAACAAACAAGCCCCAAAGGTTGCTTTCATGTTCTTAACAAGAGGGTCATTGCCATTAGCTCCTCTTTGGGAGAAATTCTTCAAAGGACATGAAGGGTTGTACTCGATTTATGTGCACTCCAATCCATCCTACAATGGATCTGTAGAACCAAAAGGGTCTGTGTTTCATGGTCGAAGAATACCCAGTAAG GAGGTGAAATGGGGACAGTTTAGCCTTATTGAAGCAGAACGCCGCCTACTGGCCAATGCACTCCTTGACTTCTCAAACCAAAGATTTGTTCTTCTATCAGAGTCATGTATTCCCCTCTTCAACTTCTCTACCATCCACTCTTACCTCATTGGATCTACTAAGACCTTTGTGGAGGTTTATGATGATCCAACTGCTGTTGGGCGTGGCCGGTATAACCACCGTATGAAACCACTTATCGATCTCCGGCAATGGCGAAAAGGGTCTCAATGGTTCGAGATAGATCGTGATCTTGCAATCGAGATTGTTTCCGACCATAAATATTTCCCAATTTTTGGTAGATTATGTAAGGGCTCATGTTATGGAGATGAACATTACTTACCAACATTTGTGAACATAAGATTTCCAGAGAAGAATTCAAATAGGACTTTGACATGGGTTGATTGGTCAAGGGGAGGTCCACACCCAACCAAGTATTACAGAACATATGTGACCATTGAGCTTTTGGAGAAGCTGAGGAGTGGAAGTGAATGTGAATATAACGGCAAGAACACAACCATTTGCCATTTGTTTGCAAGGAAGTTCTTATCCAACACTCTGTATAGGTTGATGTTGTTTGCCCCAAAGGTCATGAGTTTCAACCCTTGA